One window of the Zea mays cultivar B73 chromosome 3, Zm-B73-REFERENCE-NAM-5.0, whole genome shotgun sequence genome contains the following:
- the LOC103650885 gene encoding probable methyltransferase PMT19 yields MPLSEPSAPAVLAALPRALSLAAAAVAAATATLLLISAVFSTPHHAASSSSPQLSPSASASTAAPVAPAPAHAPDSGPGHPHPPPPVPPCPPNATHDVPCHEPPSRERHCPPRPPPPPPLLPHPPKDPPPHPPPHCRVPPPPRYRPPPPWPARRDRARYANVDLPPLPPVKAADGQQQDPVHGRGEWLLFTDGVQGYVERLERVVPLRDGVVHTALDIGCGVASFGDYLLNYGVLTMSIAPRDRFEPQVQLALERGLPAMIGALVAHRLPYPSRSFDMVHCADCRVPWTAHDGLYMLEIDRLLQPGGYWVFSKPPVNWKSTYNISNQGTIDKQDNQVAMDDMSKRLRWTKVSEEGTISVWRKPSCNLHCDQEANAKLAGLPPLCTGEDPDSAWYANISMCMTCIPRAETFNGCAGGAMKKWPKRLGAVPPRIASGEIEWLSIQRYRYDTLVWEKRVNFYLTYLNFLSNGTYRNVMDMSAGSGGFAAAMSKHPVWVMNVVPANTTENALGVIYERGLIGTYTDWCEAFSTYPRTYDLIHGNGIFSSHIHKCGIIDILVEMDRILRPGGAVIVRDRADVVLRVKKDADRLRWHSRVVDTENGPLDPEKLLIVDNSLPLPGS; encoded by the exons ATGCCACTCTCGGAGCCGTCGGCGCCGGCCGTGCTCGCGGCGCTGCCGCGGGCGCTCTCCCTCGCGGCCGCGGCCGTCGCGGCCGCAACCGCGACCCTCCTCCTCATCTCCGCCGTCTTCTCCACCCCCCACCACGCGGCGTCCTCCTCGTCCCCTCAGCTTTCCCCGTCCGCCAGCGCCTCCACCgcggcgcctgtggccccggcgcCCGCACACGCGCCCGACTCCGGCCCAGGCCACCCCCACCCCCCGCCTCCCGTTCCCCCGTGCCCTCCCAACGCCACCCACGACGTCCCCTGCCACGAGCCTCCCTCGCGCGAGCGCCACTGCCCcccgcgcccgccgccgccgccgcctcttctTCCTCACCCGCCAAAGGACCCGCCGCCGCACCCTCCGCCGCACTGCCGCGTCCCGCCGCCGCCCAGGTACCGCCCGCCCCCGCCGTGGCCCGCGCGCCGCGACCGCGCGAGGTACGCCAACGTGGACCTCCCGCCGCTGCCCCCGGTTAAGGCGGCGGATGGACAGCAGCAGGACCCCGTTCACGGTCGCGGGGAGTGGCTGCTGTTCACCGACGGGGTGCAGGGTTATGTCGAGCGGCTGGAGCGCGTCGTGCCGCTCCGCGACGGCGTGGTGCACACGGCGCTCGACATCGGATGCGGG GTCGCGAGCTTTGGGGACTATCTGCTCAACTATGGCGTACTGACCATGTCCATTGCTCCGAGGGATAGATTTGAACCGCAGGTGCAGCTCGCCTTGGAGCGTGGACTGCCTGCAATGATCGGAGCGCTTGTTGCCCACAGGCTACCGTATCCATCGAGGTCCTTCGACATGGTGCACTGTGCGGACTGCCGTGTCCCATGGACTGCTCATG ATGGGCTCTACATGCTGGAAATCGACCGTCTTCTCCAACCTGGTGGCTATTGGGTTTTCTCTAAGCCACCCGTCAACTGGAAATCTACATACAACATTTCGAATCAAGGGACCATAGACAAGCAGGACAATCAAGTAGCTATGGATGACATGTCGAAaaggcttcgttggacgaaggtgtCTGAAGAGGGCACAATTTCTGTTTGGAGAAAGCCTTCTTGTAATCTCCATTGCGACCAAGAAGCAAATGCAAAGCTTGCTGGATTGCCACCACTCTGCACAGGAGAAGACCCAGATAGTGCCTG GTATGCAAATATTTCAATGTGTATGACATGTATTCCAAGAGCTGAAACTTTTAATGGCTGTGCTGGTGGTGCCATGAAAAAATGGCCTAAAAGACTTGGTGCAGTGCCACCAAGGATAGCCAGTGGGGAAATCGAGTGGCTGTCCATTCAGAGATATAGATACGACACTCTGGTTTGGGAGAAAAGGGTTAACTTCTATCTCACGTATCTAAATTTTTTGTCTAATGGAACCTACAGAAATGTCATGGACATGAGTGCCGGTTCTGGTGGCTTTGCCGCTGCTATGTCCAAGCATCCTGTCTGGGTCATGAATGTGGTTCCTGCAAATACGACAGAGAACGCCCTTGGTGTCATCTATGAGCGTGGTTTGATTGGAACATACACTGACTG GTGCGAGGCCTTCTCTACTTATCCACGAACATACGATCTGATACATGGTAATGGAATCTTCAGCTCCCATATTCACAA GTGTGGGATTATCGACATCCTGGTTGAGATGGATCGTATTCTCCGGCCAGGGGGTGCCGTCATAGTTCGGGACAGAGCCGACGTCGTTCTCAGAGTCAAGAAGGACGCCGACCGTCTACGATGGCATAGCCGAGTTGTCGACACTGAAAATGGGCCTCTGGATCCAGAGAAGCTCCTCATTGTGGACAATTCCCTGCCACTCCCAGGGAGCTGA
- the LOC103650887 gene encoding PTI1-like tyrosine-protein kinase 3: protein MWRRCCCNCQVDESDQHENGHVKATINNIDGAIMGLKDSTTGKVEPQDAAPQIDIPVLSLDELIEKTDDFGSTALIGEGSYGRVYYAILDNGTKMAVKKLDSTENEPTAEFLTQVSLVSRLKHENFVDMLGYCMERNLRIVAYEFATMGSLHDVLHGRKGVQGAQPGLALDWMQRVQIAVDAAKGLEYLHEKVQPSIVHRDIRSSNILLFEDFKAKIADFNLSNQAPDMAARLHSTRVLGTFGYHAPEYAMTGQLTQKSDVYSFGVVLLELLTGRKPVDHTMPRGQQSLVTWATPRLTEDKVKQCVDPRLMGEYPAKGLAKLAAVAALCVQYEAEFRPNMSIVVKALSPLLVTKQTPSPVVDS from the exons ATGTGGCGCCGCTGTTGCTGCAATTGCCAAGTGGATGAATCCGACCAGCATGAAAATGGGCATGTCAAGGCCACAATCAACAACATTGATG GGGCAATAATGGGGTTGAAAGATTCTACTACTGGAAAAGTCGAGCCGCAGGATGCTGCTCCCCAAATTGATATCCCTGTTCTATCCTTGGATGAACTGATAGAAAAAACTGATGACTTTGGTTCAACGGCTTTGATAGGTGAAGGTTCTTATGGGAGAGTGTACTATGCGATTCTTGATAATGGAACAAAAATGGCAGTAAAGAAACTTGATTCTACTGAAAATGAACCCACTGCTGAATTCTTGACCCAG GTTTCATTGGTTTCAAGATTGAAACATGAAAACTTTGTTGACATGTTGGGGTACTGTATGGAGCGTAATCTTCGCATAGTAGCCTATGAATTCGCCACCATGGGTTCTCTGCATGATGTACTACATG GAAGAAAAGGAGTTCAAGGTGCTCAACCTGGCCTGGCGCTTGATTGGATGCAGCGAGTGCAAATTGCTGTTGATGCGGCAAAAGGACTTGAATATCTTCATGAGAAAGTTCAGCCTTCCATTGTCCATAGGGATATTAGATCAAGTAATATCCTCTTGTTTGAAGATTTCAAGGCAAAGATAGCAGACTTTAATCTCTCAAATCAGGCTCCAGATATGGCTGCCCGGTTGCATTCAACTCGTGTCTTGGGAACCTTTGGATATCATGCTCCAGA GTATGCAATGACCGGTCAACTAACCCAGAAAAGTGATGTATATAGCTTCGGAGTAGTTCTTTTGGAGCTTTTGACAGGTAGAAAGCCAGTAGACCATACAATGCCTAGAGGGCAGCAGAGCCTAGTAACTTGG GCTACCCCAAGGTTAACTGAAGACAAGGTGAAGCAGTGTGTAGATCCACGGTTGATGGGGGAATATCCGGCGAAAGGACTCGCTAAG CTTGCTGCTGTAGCAGCTTTGTGTGTGCAATATGAAGCTGAATTCCGCCCAAATATGAGCATTGTGGTTAAGGCTCTGTCTCCACTACTCGTAACAAAGCAGACTCCATCACCTGTTGTTGACAGTTGA